The genomic region TATGCATTCATATGAACCCAATCTCATAGTAGCTCCCTTTAAAGTTACTCCTCTCTGTTCCGGAAGTAGATCAACAATAGGATAAGGCGTCTTTTCGTCAAGTTCAGTCGAATTTGCTCCCTTTAATTTACAAACATTTCTTGCGTATTCTATACACTGAAGCTGCATTCCAAAACAAAGGCCAAGGTACGGCATCCGCCTTTCCCTCGCAACTCTTATGCACTCAATTTTTCCTTCTGCACCGCGCCTTCCAAATCCCCCCGGCACTATAAGTCCATCACAACCATCAAGCGCTTCCTCAGCACGTTTTCCCTTTTCAATCTCTACAGTATCAATCCATTTTATTTTGGCCTTCGCTCCTAATTTTGCTCCGCTATGGACTAAAGCCTCTGAAATTGATATATACGCATCTTTTACAGCAGTGTATTTACCAGCTATTGCAACAACAATCTTCTTTTCAGGTTTCTTTATCCTCTCGACAAGCTTTTTCCATTCCCCAAGCTCAACTTTTCTTACCTCTAATCCAAGTTCCCTGCTCAAAACCTTACTCATACCCTGGGTCTCTAAAACAAGCGGAAGCTCATATATGTTTTCCAAGTCAGGATTGTCGAATATTGCGTCTGTTTTGACGTTGCAATAAAGTGCAATTTTCTCTCTTGTCTCCATCGTTAATCTCTCATCTTCCCTGCATATTATTATTGTGGGCCGAATTCCTAAACTCAGCAGAAGCTTGGTTGCATGTTGTGTTGGCTTTGTTTTCTGCTCGCCAGGCGCTACGCTCATAACATAAGTAAGCTGAACAAAAAGCACATGCTCTTCTGATGCTAGCTGGCGCATTGCTTCAAGAAAATATCCATTCTCAAGGTCTCCAACAGTGCCTCCAACTTCAATTAGAACAACGTCAGCGTCCCATTTATCTCCAACCATCTTTACGTGTGATTTGATTTCATCTGTAAGGTGGGGCACTATCTGCACATCTCGGCCTAAGAATTCTCCAGCTCTCTCCTTCTCTATTACTCTTTTGAAAATCTTCCCGCCAGTGAGACTGTTGTCCTTGTCCAGGTTTATATTTAGGAACCTCTCATAAGTTCCAAAATCCAAATCGCACTCGGTTCCGTCATCAAGTACAAATACCTCCCCATGGCGGAATGGATTCATTGTACCGCAATCCACGTTAAGATAGCCATCAAACTTTATCGGCACAACACTATAACCCATGCTCTGCAAAATTTTTCCCAAAGAGGCGCAAAGAACACCTTTTCCAAGACCGCTCATAAGCGAGCCAACAACAACTAAAAACTTCCTCTTTTTTGCTTGCATGCATTATTATGGGCATTCCATTTTAAATTATATTACTATTTTTCCCATTCACTCCTTGCCTCTTATCTACTTATCCCCTTTTAATGCAATATTCATCTTTCATCTTACATCCCTATCCTGACCTGCAACAGGTAGCCGTCATTTCAATAACCCAGAAATTTTCAAGGACGCATTGGTCTTAGCATTTAACTATTCAACCGGACTACCCCTCTCAAATTATTTTTAAATCACCTGAGTGGAACTTTTACATGCTCCCGCGGTTTTCTCCCCTTCGGGCAAACCCGCTGATACACCACAAACTCCTCCTTCAAAAAAAGGCAGAATCTTTTTTAAAGGAACATATGTTTGGACCCACGCCTCCATCCTTTTTTGTGGGTTGGCATGGGTACCCAAACGTAAACTGGGGGCCTATGGTCTCATGGGAGAAAGTAAACGACAACCCAAAGGACTGGTGGGGGCTACCCTATGAGAAAGTTTTAGAAAACTGCTCCATGCTTGTGCGTGGAAAGAGAAATTGCGAGGTATTCTCCCGTGACAGACATCTTTTGGAGGCCCAAGAAGCAATAATGAGTACAGTTCCAGTTGACGTCGAAGTCAAATTTGTTAAAAAACCGCATTTTCAGCTTGAAGTATCTACTACTACTCCCCCCATGGGGCCAAGCGCCCCTCTAAAAGAGATGCGGGTTGCTCAAAATCCAAAAATCCCAAAGCGTGTTGATGAAGCAATAGAAGAAGGCTTACCAGCTAGGGAAGCAATAAACGAACTTTATGATTGGGGATTTGAAAATTATTACTTGGTCAAGCTACTGAGCGCAGGAATCTTAGGTAAAAAAGAAACAAAAAAATTGGTTCCAACCCGCTGGGCAATAACTGCCATCGATGACATTATAGGAAAAGCTATGATAGAAAAGGTAAAGCTCCTTCCTCAACTATGCGAAATCCAAGTATATTCAACCGAATACCTGCATAACCACTTTGAGATTCTTCTTCTTCCAGGTAGCTGGGAGTTTGAGCAATTCGAGGCATGGGCTCAAAACACACTCTGGAACATGAAAAAACTACAAGAGATGGGCTTTGACATATCAGTACCTCGAAAGAAGCTTGAGTCCACCATCTCTATGTCCTCTTCTACCCCAACGTCAATTGCTCACGAATACGAACCATACGGCGGCAGAAGCGATTATGCTCAGTCGGAAGCAGGCGGGTACTACGCTGGCAGATATGGGGTCCTGTGGGGACTTTTACACAAAGTAAAACGCCAAGCTAGAGCAGTAGTTTTCAGAGAAATC from Candidatus Anstonellales archaeon harbors:
- the pyrG gene encoding CTP synthase (glutamine hydrolyzing) encodes the protein MQAKKRKFLVVVGSLMSGLGKGVLCASLGKILQSMGYSVVPIKFDGYLNVDCGTMNPFRHGEVFVLDDGTECDLDFGTYERFLNINLDKDNSLTGGKIFKRVIEKERAGEFLGRDVQIVPHLTDEIKSHVKMVGDKWDADVVLIEVGGTVGDLENGYFLEAMRQLASEEHVLFVQLTYVMSVAPGEQKTKPTQHATKLLLSLGIRPTIIICREDERLTMETREKIALYCNVKTDAIFDNPDLENIYELPLVLETQGMSKVLSRELGLEVRKVELGEWKKLVERIKKPEKKIVVAIAGKYTAVKDAYISISEALVHSGAKLGAKAKIKWIDTVEIEKGKRAEEALDGCDGLIVPGGFGRRGAEGKIECIRVARERRMPYLGLCFGMQLQCIEYARNVCKLKGANSTELDEKTPYPIVDLLPEQRGVTLKGATMRLGSYECILEPNSNAYMAYGKARIFERHRHRYEINNKYLEELKNRGLVVCGKSPDGNIVEMVEWRDGWGVGTQAHPELKSRFLSPSPIFVAFIDACLKANRAKKGV